The Juglans microcarpa x Juglans regia isolate MS1-56 chromosome 2D, Jm3101_v1.0, whole genome shotgun sequence DNA window atagatatatttaaattagttCTATTCCTTATAACTAAAAAAGGGATATTATCCTTTAAAATGATTTCTAGAATAGACGTGAGGCTGATCATATAATGGTTGGTGGAATCAATCTATCATTCTATCATCAACCCCTTTTCATTGAGTAATAAACAAAGTGTAatgaaaagtctttttttttctctttatttcatTGGTAACTCGATAGAAATGATGGGCGtctaaaagaaaacataaaccTGCTTTGgttaacaattaattaaacatCTAAACTTTGTTCAATAATCTATATACAAATCCATAGGTTGTAATTATTGTGCAAGGAACTTGAGTTTAcaataaaatttccataaaatttcCTTATATCTATGCCAACTCAACTaaatttgttcttcttcttggtatttattctttgttGTAAAAAATTCAAGTGGCCTTATCTCACATAGGTTTCCTAGTTGGTTTGATTCGCATTCaaatggacaaaagttggatgcaAGTGTCAAACAGATTTACGTCATGTGAATATGGTGAAGGGATTAATCAACATAGGGTAAACCATTTTTTGCATCAATTTTGAACCATTCATATCATTACCGTCCAAAGAATGTGTGACACCAAAACTACCGACGCAAATaactttttgctttttgttgcACTATTTCTCATATTTGCGACAACCTACATAGTTGCAAAAGATTATGTATTGCATGTTCAAATTCCTTTTGCGACCACATACATGTGCCGGTAATAAGAATTGATTTGCGGCTATATGTTTTTACGACACCATAACATCATTGCAAATTGGTACTTTTGTCACTGTATCCAAAATCATTTGTGactaaaaaatctaattttgcGTCGTAATATTATGACACAAATAGTCGCAATATTTGCGACGTTATTGACATTGGACGCGAAAGTGATTTTGAGACATGGATGGAAATCATCATTTGTGTCATTATATTTGGCCTTTTTGCGTCGATCTGAGTTGTTGAGAATGAGAACTGATTTGCAGCTATATGTTTTTATGACACCATAGCATTGTTGCAAATAGATAGTTTTGTCACTGTATCCAACATCATTTCTGACAAAAAGTCCATTTTTTGCATCTCCATATTATGACtcaaataatatctttttgaGACGTTATTTACTTTCGATGCAAAAGTGCTTTTGAGAGCGAGTACTATCGACTCCCATGCGTCGATGAGGAATGGATGGAAATACTCATTTGTGTCACTATTTTGGTCTTTTTGCATCTATTGAAGGTGACGCAAAAGGTCGGATTTCTTGTAGCATGAAGAGGGTTTGTGAAATCTTCAactttaggaaaaaaataaaataaataagagccTAAGATGCATAATTAGCATGCTGATCAATCTGTATGTTCCTTCTAAATACGAACTCAAAATCTAGCTTAAGCTAATAGTGCATATAAGGCGCCGTTAATAAGTAGCACTATTATTCCTATAGATGTATAGTAAGCTCACATGAATCTTATCATCTTTCACAAAACTCAAATTAACTCTATGAACAATCGTGTTTAATTATGTTCAAATATGTAAAGACAAGATCTTCTAACGGAATACatgcataaataaaatcatgtgcacatatataagtatataataaatatgtgtATGAAAACCAAATATACATAGCATGGCTTCTTTATTCTTAAACTTCAAACTAGACTCAATGCCCTTTGTATATATTACTCCGATCCTGCATGGTTTGACATgatatatgtattaataaactttaggtctcgtttgtattcaaaacccacatcaactcatcttatctcatcattacaactttcttaaatttttacataaaatataataaacaattcaacttttttaaatctcaaaataattttttcaaattttcacacaaaatataataaataattcaacttttattatattatttataaaccttctcaactcatctctaaatccaaactacTTAAACTAATGGTATTAGCCgcctaaaaattatttgaattttctatTGCATGGGTCTAAGTTATTGGCATATACGATTCCCAACAAATACTAGATAGGATACGGTCATGTTTTTCCAACGAATAGGATGCTACTATCTTCAAATTCAAGTAAAAAAGTAACAGCCAATTGCCTCctcttacctttttttttttcacataaaaataaacttctaGCCACttgatttagttttttttaatttttttttttaaaaaaaatctttttctgTGGCTCTTGGAGTTCATATTGCCCTAGAATCAAGCATCCGCGGTTACAAACCTATAAGGAGGCTTTTTCTGTGGTCCGTGGAGTTCATATTCATATCAAGATTCCATGGTTAGAAGCCTATAGGAAGCCGGACCATTAATAATCGGACCcatgcatttttgttttttttttgcgaATGGCCCATTAATTAACATGGACCCAAAATGGTTTGAAAATCCCATGATACGTCTAATTAACAATcaaaacgaaaacaaaaaacttcaatCAAAGTCGATCGATCAgactataatttctttttttgattaTTCGAGACGGAACCTCAGGAATCGATCCACTGTATATGGAAGTTTTGGAAAACAAGAAGAATaaatagcatattatatatatatatatatatatatacaaaacttGGAAATAAATCCTATTCCTTGAGAAAAAGCAGATCAcaagtatataataaaattatcgggctatatatacatatctgttatactacattaatatatgcatgcCTGCAAATGAATCCATGACAAAAACTACATCTTGAGTTTGGTCTCGCATATGGATTCAACACTCctagtaaaaacaaaaacagatatGTTACACCTGTTATAAACTGTAGCATGCTTCTTGAAGATCTTGAGCAGACTCGTTTTCCCCACCAAAGTTGCCGTCGATGTCAAGTTCAGGCTCCCACTTCCCAAATCAGCAAAAAAATGTGGATTCATCACCAAATTACCAGTCATGAGAGTCACGGAAGTTGTCACGTTAAGCTTGCCGCGTGCCGGAACATTTCGTTCCCCTATCAGAGCCTCCCCGACCAGGTCGCCGTGAAAATCAACGTACGCGGTAGAGTTTTTATACCTGAAGCTTGCATAGTTTCGATTCTCGACGGTAAAAACAGTGCCCAAAGTGACATTCGCTGTTGTATTCATCAGCATTAACAAATCAATGTTTTGGAGGCCTTCGAGGTGGAGGCTGATTCTGGGGTCTCTAGGCTTCAACATGGTAAAAGACAAGGCTACGAGAACAGCGGCAATGAGAACTAAGAAAATCGCCGTTACAGCACAGCATATTTTGAGACCTCTGCGAGAAGTTTTGCCAGCAGCCATTGTTGATTGACAAGAAGTTTTAGAAGATAGATAGATAGGTTGGGATCGAGGAGATTTCAATTTATGTTGGTAtttaaagagttaattaagGATATTGGATGAAGGAAGGAAACGTATATACCGCGTGGACGTTACGGtgatctcatttaattaaacttCATTAGTACTAATCTTGTACGTTGAATCCTAATTGTGTTCTATGTGGGAATCAAAGAAACAGTAGTTTAATAAAAAGTAGCAAATTGGAATTTGATGTATGTAGGCCGGCCTCCAAGTATATGGGGTTATATATAAGAATCTTaatgaacataaatatataagatgctgaattttttaaatgaaaaataaaaacttcgtATAGATCACTAGTTGTACGTAACTACTAAATGGAACTCGAATCCTGATCACAAGGAAAATAGAGACCTAAGATCAAAATGAGGAGTCCTTTCTTAACTCAAccttaataattaatgacaaaactgtatgagttttatttaaactctatgtCCCACACATCCATCTTGATAGAGTTTAGAATAGTTTAAAACTTATCAGTTAATTGATGAGTTATAATGAGATAAGAAAactcctaagagataagattaactctatatttctaattacagtcaaatacaaagttttagatttcttgataactagaaatctataaatagtactgaggAATTAAAGGGTTCTcacttataatattattatacctCTAGCCATCGATCAGAAGACTTCGGAGGTAAAATTGTTAGGGTGATCATTCTCTCGTTGTCAAGTCAGATTCTTTATCACACTATAATAGAAGGAGGTgcgttttttaattattattattttattatcttggaTTATAAAAAATCGAAGtcctaattattaatatttatattaaaatatttaacatatagtattatagCTTTAGcttatagattttttatcatCTCCATAAAAGATACGGTGaataaatatttggtttatatGCTTTCGTCTATTGTGATATTGCGAAAGACTAAAAATAATGCCTTCCGATCTGACAAAGAAATTATAATggtgtttttcttttacatctATTGTATGTTTGTCTTTTATGAGAGACCCACACAGTGACattatatacatgtatttcGGTTTTTGAGTGTTCCTATTTTCTACTTTTGTCGTATTGTGCTTGTGCTGGAGGAAGGAAAACTCTCATAAATTGTTCACAAGATATTGATACATCCTTTCG harbors:
- the LOC121249315 gene encoding uncharacterized protein LOC121249315, which gives rise to MAAGKTSRRGLKICCAVTAIFLVLIAAVLVALSFTMLKPRDPRISLHLEGLQNIDLLMLMNTTANVTLGTVFTVENRNYASFRYKNSTAYVDFHGDLVGEALIGERNVPARGKLNVTTSVTLMTGNLVMNPHFFADLGSGSLNLTSTATLVGKTSLLKIFKKHATVYNRCNISVFVFTRSVESICETKLKM